The Longimicrobium sp. genome contains a region encoding:
- a CDS encoding alpha/beta fold hydrolase yields the protein MPNITVNGASLWYDEHGSGAETIVFAHGLLWDGRMFDAQVAALKHRYRCITFDFRGQGRSAVAAGGYDMDTLADDAAELIEKLGAKPCHFVGLSMGGFVGMRLAARRPELIRSLVLMETSAEPEPPESASRYRMLGAIVRVLGKMGMRMVMPRVMRIMFGGRFLDDPTREAERQLWRERGMANHRVGITRALRGVIDRKPVLAELDRIACPTLVMVGDEDVATVPEKAERIRGAIRGARLVIIPGAGHTSSVEEPLFVNRVLTEFLARMAASASA from the coding sequence ATGCCGAACATCACGGTCAACGGCGCGAGCCTGTGGTACGACGAGCACGGCAGCGGCGCGGAGACGATCGTCTTCGCGCACGGACTGCTGTGGGACGGGCGGATGTTCGACGCGCAGGTGGCCGCGCTGAAGCATCGCTACCGCTGCATCACCTTCGACTTCCGCGGCCAGGGGCGGAGCGCGGTGGCGGCCGGCGGCTACGACATGGACACCCTGGCGGACGACGCGGCGGAGCTCATCGAGAAGCTCGGCGCGAAGCCCTGCCACTTCGTGGGCCTGTCGATGGGCGGCTTCGTGGGGATGCGGCTGGCGGCGCGGCGTCCCGAGCTGATCCGCTCGCTGGTGCTGATGGAGACCTCGGCCGAGCCCGAGCCGCCGGAGAGCGCGTCGCGCTACCGCATGCTGGGCGCCATCGTCCGCGTGCTGGGGAAGATGGGGATGCGGATGGTGATGCCGCGCGTGATGCGCATCATGTTCGGCGGCAGGTTCCTGGACGACCCCACGCGCGAGGCGGAGCGCCAGCTCTGGCGCGAGCGGGGGATGGCGAACCACCGCGTGGGCATCACCCGCGCGCTCCGCGGCGTCATCGACCGCAAGCCGGTGCTGGCCGAACTGGACCGCATCGCCTGTCCCACGCTGGTGATGGTGGGAGACGAGGACGTGGCCACGGTCCCCGAGAAGGCCGAGCGCATCCGCGGCGCCATCCGCGGCGCGCGCCTGGTGATCATCCCCGGCGCCGGCCACACCTCCTCCGTCGAGGAGCCGCTCTTCGTCAACCGCGTGCTGACGGAGTTCCTGGCGCGCATGGCCGCCTCCGCCTCGGCGTGA
- a CDS encoding acyl-CoA dehydrogenase family protein, translating into MLADPRPELRPLLGRISAFVQGELAPLEERFLREPVRAILPAIREARERVKAAGIWAPHLPRDLGGLGLPLADFAHVSEALGRSPLGHLAFNAQAPDVGNMELLHAHGSEEQKDRWLRPLAAGALRSCFSMTEPDRAGSNPVWLETTARRDGGDYVIDGRKWFTSSADGAAFAIVMAVTNPDAERPHARASMIVVPADTPGFRIVRNIPVMGEAGEDWFSHAEVTYDGVRVPVGNRIGAEGAGFLLAQERLGPGRIHHCTRWIGVSERAFELMCRRAATRELAPGELLADQQAVQHWIAESRAEIDAARLLTLNAAAVIDARGARAARVEISTIKFYVAGVLQRVLDRAIQVHGALGMTDDLLLSWWYRHERGARIYDGPDEVHKSLVAREVLKKYRSA; encoded by the coding sequence ATGCTAGCCGACCCGCGCCCCGAGCTTCGCCCGCTGCTGGGCCGCATCTCCGCCTTCGTGCAGGGCGAGCTGGCGCCGCTGGAGGAGCGCTTCCTGCGCGAGCCCGTGCGCGCCATCCTCCCCGCGATCCGCGAGGCGCGCGAGCGGGTGAAGGCGGCCGGGATCTGGGCGCCGCATCTCCCGCGCGACCTGGGCGGCCTGGGGCTGCCGCTGGCCGACTTCGCGCACGTCAGCGAGGCGCTGGGCCGCTCGCCGCTCGGCCACCTGGCGTTCAACGCGCAGGCGCCCGACGTCGGCAACATGGAGCTGCTGCACGCCCACGGCAGCGAAGAGCAGAAGGATCGCTGGCTCCGTCCGCTGGCCGCCGGCGCGCTCCGCAGCTGCTTCTCCATGACCGAGCCCGACCGCGCCGGCTCCAACCCCGTGTGGCTGGAAACCACAGCGCGGCGCGACGGCGGCGACTACGTCATCGACGGGCGCAAGTGGTTCACCTCGTCGGCCGACGGCGCCGCGTTCGCCATCGTCATGGCCGTCACCAACCCCGACGCCGAGCGGCCGCACGCGCGCGCCAGCATGATCGTCGTCCCCGCCGACACCCCCGGCTTCCGCATCGTCCGCAACATCCCCGTGATGGGCGAGGCGGGCGAGGACTGGTTCTCGCACGCCGAGGTCACGTACGACGGCGTTCGCGTGCCCGTCGGGAACCGCATCGGGGCCGAGGGCGCGGGGTTCCTGCTGGCGCAGGAGCGGCTGGGGCCGGGGCGCATCCACCACTGCACGCGGTGGATCGGCGTGTCGGAGCGCGCCTTCGAGCTGATGTGCCGCCGCGCCGCGACGCGGGAGCTGGCGCCCGGGGAACTGCTTGCCGATCAGCAGGCCGTGCAGCACTGGATCGCCGAGAGCCGCGCCGAGATCGACGCCGCGCGCCTGCTCACGCTGAACGCCGCCGCGGTGATCGATGCCAGGGGCGCCCGCGCGGCGCGGGTGGAGATCAGCACCATCAAGTTCTACGTGGCCGGCGTGCTGCAGCGCGTGCTGGACCGCGCCATCCAGGTCCACGGCGCGCTGGGGATGACCGACGACCTGCTCCTCTCGTGGTGGTATCGCCACGAGCGCGGCGCCCGCATCTACGACGGCCCCGACGAGGTGCACAAGTCGCTCGTCGCGCGCGAGGTGCTGAAGAAGTACCGGAGTGCGTGA
- a CDS encoding phosphotransferase family protein yields the protein MSTDPTPPVVAPTSTPLDRDAPVRPGEELDAAALSAYLRDHLPGIGGDVEVRQFPRGFSNLTYLVRAGGREMVLRRPPFGAAVRGGHDVVREHRILAALHPVWPKVPRPVLCCDDESVLGAPFYLMERVPGIILRDRPPAGLDLGPESMRRVCLAAIDTLAELHNVDWRAAGLEGIGRPEGYVARQVEGWTARWEKSKTDDVAAMDEAAAWLAAHLPPEGPASVIHNDYKYDNLVLDPADPAHVRAVLDWEMATLGDPLMDLGTTLAYWAEPGDPPELKSFGITHLPGNLDRRGVASRWEERTGRDASGILFHYVYGLFKVGVIVQQIYARYRAGKTQDPRFAGLIHLVRATGRMAAQAVERGTIGA from the coding sequence ATGTCCACCGATCCCACGCCGCCCGTCGTCGCGCCGACCTCCACCCCCCTCGACCGCGACGCCCCCGTCCGCCCCGGCGAGGAGCTGGACGCCGCCGCGCTCTCCGCCTATCTCCGCGACCACCTCCCCGGCATCGGCGGCGACGTGGAGGTGCGGCAGTTTCCGCGCGGATTCTCCAACCTGACGTACCTTGTCCGTGCGGGCGGGCGCGAGATGGTGCTGCGGCGGCCGCCGTTCGGCGCGGCGGTGCGCGGCGGGCACGACGTCGTCCGCGAGCACCGCATCCTCGCGGCGCTGCATCCCGTCTGGCCGAAGGTGCCGCGCCCCGTCCTCTGCTGCGACGACGAGTCGGTGCTCGGCGCGCCCTTCTACCTGATGGAGCGCGTCCCCGGCATCATCCTGCGCGACCGTCCGCCCGCGGGCCTCGACCTCGGCCCCGAGTCCATGCGCCGCGTCTGCCTCGCCGCCATCGATACCCTCGCCGAGCTGCACAACGTGGACTGGCGCGCCGCCGGCCTCGAGGGCATCGGCCGCCCCGAAGGCTACGTCGCGCGACAGGTCGAGGGCTGGACCGCGCGCTGGGAGAAATCGAAGACCGACGACGTCGCCGCGATGGACGAGGCCGCCGCCTGGCTCGCCGCCCATCTCCCGCCCGAGGGCCCGGCATCCGTCATCCATAACGACTACAAGTACGACAACCTGGTCCTCGACCCCGCGGACCCGGCCCACGTCCGCGCCGTGCTCGACTGGGAGATGGCGACGCTCGGCGATCCGCTGATGGACCTCGGCACTACCCTCGCGTACTGGGCCGAGCCGGGCGACCCGCCCGAGCTGAAGTCGTTCGGCATCACCCACCTCCCCGGCAACCTGGACCGCCGAGGTGTCGCCAGCCGCTGGGAGGAGCGGACGGGGCGCGACGCCTCCGGCATCCTCTTCCACTACGTGTACGGGCTGTTCAAGGTGGGCGTCATCGTGCAGCAGATCTACGCCCGATACCGTGCCGGGAAGACGCAGGACCCGCGCTTCGCCGGCCTCATCCACCTGGTCCGCGCCACCGGCCGCATGGCCGCTCAGGCCGTCGAGCGCGGCACGATCGGCGCCTGA
- a CDS encoding type II toxin-antitoxin system VapC family toxin, whose protein sequence is MIARDRLVLLDTNVLLHILRGRAAGTWLLERFALLARPEKPLVSVVSMGEMWRMAERRRWGPAQREKLEAVGSAVLVIDLEPAVVRGYGELGAYLDDRGVPIPQNDLWIASTAHAKHATLLTADRHFDALADAGRLTREFVDPGDLPR, encoded by the coding sequence GTGATCGCGCGGGACCGGCTGGTCCTGCTGGACACGAACGTGCTCCTCCACATCCTGCGCGGCCGCGCGGCGGGAACGTGGCTGCTGGAGCGGTTCGCCCTCCTCGCGCGCCCGGAGAAGCCGCTGGTGTCCGTGGTCAGCATGGGCGAGATGTGGCGCATGGCCGAGCGCCGCCGCTGGGGCCCCGCGCAACGCGAGAAGCTGGAGGCCGTCGGGTCTGCCGTGCTGGTGATCGATCTGGAGCCGGCGGTGGTCCGCGGCTACGGCGAGCTGGGCGCGTACCTGGACGACCGCGGCGTTCCCATCCCGCAGAACGACCTCTGGATCGCATCCACCGCGCACGCCAAGCACGCGACGCTGCTCACCGCCGACCGCCACTTCGACGCGCTGGCCGATGCCGGGCGCCTCACCCGCGAGTTCGTCGATCCCGGCGATCTTCCGAGGTGA
- a CDS encoding DNA/RNA non-specific endonuclease, giving the protein MRPTTIRVALTAALGLVIAACADTGTELVAPATPRLDVVSSTGIMITEVMPDPSKVGDTAGEWFEVYNGGTAAVDLQGYKIVSAAGLTASESHTIASSVVVDPGEYVVFGNNANTATNGGVPVAYSYGSSITLNNGSSSSANEWLALRTPGNVTLDSVAYATRVLPAAPGPYSPPTGASRGVIDLTADNTIIGGSNWSTSVSTYGLGDKGTPGQPNQGGSPVSVSVRISWVTPGTTFKVTASAVDSVGKPAATNFTWSSDNTSIATVDANSGVATGVSTGVAHLTATASNGVTGTAPLFVVNPGDVASISISINDPAQVPAGYTKPAFPTTRTTTSATVTPALVWSSSDPAVATVDSLGYITGVSAGSANIRATAPDGVYGEVPFTVIPATAPTSAIYRNHLEFGAPTGVPAGEIVLSKAQYVSGYNPARGEPDWVSWNLNASQFSGVPRCDCFSADQTLPADVYHVVDFDYRNGGYDRGHMVQSESRTTTDQENATTFLLTNIIPQGAENNQGPWSQFENYLNDLARTSGKEIYVVAGGEYAATPGTLKNEGKVAIPDYTWKVAVIMDGGEGLADVHSAADLQVIAVKMPNLTTPGVPQSSVGIRNVPWQNFQVTVHQLEQETGYDFLSKLPKQIQILVETGDHAPVAATDGPYTGMEGSAVTLDAGASSDADGDALTYAWDFGDGTTGTGVKPSHTYADNGNYIVTLTVTDVHGAEATATTAVTVFNVAPAVAAFAGGSLLPHETYTAAGSFTDPGADTWTATVNYGDGAGAQPLALSGQSFSLSHTYAAAGTFTVTVTVTDDDGAVSTKTATVTVLSAQQAIANLQAQVNGAMGGAAASANAKLRAAGASLARGEIDAARGQLGAFINEVQAAVQSGRLSQAQGDALVAAAQRILDSIGA; this is encoded by the coding sequence ATGCGACCGACTACGATCCGCGTGGCGCTGACCGCCGCGCTCGGACTCGTCATCGCGGCGTGCGCGGACACCGGCACCGAGCTGGTGGCACCGGCCACTCCGCGTCTCGACGTAGTTTCGAGCACCGGCATCATGATCACCGAAGTGATGCCCGACCCCTCCAAGGTGGGCGACACCGCCGGCGAGTGGTTCGAGGTGTACAACGGCGGCACGGCCGCCGTGGACCTGCAGGGCTACAAGATCGTGTCGGCCGCGGGGCTCACGGCCAGCGAGTCGCACACCATCGCCAGCAGCGTGGTGGTGGACCCGGGCGAGTACGTGGTGTTCGGCAACAACGCGAACACCGCCACCAACGGCGGCGTTCCGGTGGCCTACTCGTACGGCTCGTCGATCACGCTGAACAACGGGAGCAGCAGCAGCGCCAACGAGTGGCTGGCGCTGCGCACGCCGGGGAACGTGACGCTGGACTCGGTGGCCTACGCCACCCGCGTGCTTCCCGCGGCGCCCGGCCCGTACTCGCCGCCCACCGGCGCGTCGCGCGGGGTGATCGACCTGACCGCCGACAACACCATCATCGGCGGCTCCAACTGGTCCACCTCGGTCAGCACCTACGGGCTGGGCGACAAGGGCACGCCGGGGCAGCCCAACCAGGGCGGCTCGCCGGTAAGCGTGAGCGTGCGCATCTCGTGGGTGACGCCGGGCACGACCTTCAAGGTCACGGCCAGCGCGGTGGACTCGGTCGGGAAGCCGGCCGCCACCAACTTCACCTGGAGCAGCGACAACACCTCGATCGCCACGGTCGACGCCAACAGCGGCGTGGCCACCGGCGTTTCGACGGGCGTGGCGCACCTGACGGCCACCGCCTCGAACGGCGTCACCGGCACCGCCCCGCTGTTCGTGGTGAACCCGGGCGACGTGGCCAGCATCTCCATCTCCATCAACGACCCGGCGCAGGTGCCGGCGGGGTACACCAAGCCCGCCTTCCCCACCACGCGCACCACCACCAGCGCCACGGTCACGCCGGCGCTGGTGTGGAGCAGCTCGGACCCGGCGGTGGCCACGGTCGACAGCCTGGGGTACATCACCGGCGTGTCGGCGGGAAGCGCGAACATCCGCGCCACCGCGCCCGACGGCGTGTACGGCGAGGTGCCGTTCACGGTGATCCCGGCCACGGCGCCCACCAGCGCCATCTACCGCAACCACCTGGAGTTCGGCGCCCCCACGGGCGTGCCGGCGGGTGAGATCGTGCTGAGCAAGGCGCAGTACGTGTCGGGCTACAACCCGGCGCGCGGCGAGCCCGACTGGGTGAGCTGGAACCTGAACGCCAGCCAGTTCAGCGGTGTTCCGCGCTGCGACTGCTTCAGCGCCGACCAGACGCTGCCGGCCGACGTGTACCACGTGGTGGACTTCGACTACCGCAACGGCGGCTACGACCGCGGCCACATGGTGCAGTCGGAGAGCCGGACCACCACCGACCAGGAGAACGCCACCACCTTCCTGCTCACGAACATCATCCCGCAGGGCGCCGAGAACAACCAGGGCCCCTGGAGCCAGTTCGAGAACTACCTGAACGACCTGGCGCGGACGAGCGGCAAGGAGATCTACGTGGTGGCGGGCGGCGAGTACGCGGCCACCCCGGGCACGCTGAAGAACGAGGGCAAGGTCGCGATCCCCGACTACACGTGGAAGGTCGCGGTGATCATGGACGGCGGCGAGGGGCTGGCCGACGTGCACTCGGCGGCCGACCTGCAGGTGATCGCGGTGAAGATGCCGAACCTGACCACGCCGGGCGTGCCGCAGTCGTCGGTCGGCATCCGCAATGTGCCCTGGCAGAACTTCCAGGTGACGGTGCACCAGCTGGAGCAGGAGACGGGGTACGACTTCCTGAGCAAGCTGCCGAAGCAGATCCAGATCCTGGTGGAGACCGGCGACCACGCCCCCGTGGCGGCCACCGACGGTCCGTACACCGGGATGGAGGGTTCGGCGGTGACGCTGGACGCCGGCGCCTCGAGCGACGCCGACGGCGACGCGCTGACCTACGCCTGGGACTTCGGCGACGGCACCACGGGCACCGGCGTGAAGCCGAGCCACACCTACGCCGACAACGGCAACTACATCGTGACGCTCACGGTGACCGACGTGCACGGCGCCGAGGCCACCGCGACCACGGCGGTGACGGTGTTCAACGTGGCCCCGGCGGTGGCGGCGTTCGCGGGCGGCTCCCTGCTGCCGCACGAGACGTACACGGCGGCGGGCTCGTTCACCGACCCGGGCGCGGACACGTGGACGGCCACGGTGAACTACGGCGACGGCGCGGGCGCGCAGCCGCTGGCGCTCTCCGGGCAGTCGTTCTCGCTGAGCCACACCTACGCCGCGGCGGGCACCTTCACGGTGACCGTGACGGTGACGGACGACGACGGCGCGGTGTCGACGAAGACCGCGACCGTGACCGTGCTGAGCGCGCAGCAGGCGATCGCGAACCTGCAGGCGCAGGTGAACGGCGCGATGGGCGGCGCGGCGGCTTCGGCCAACGCCAAGCTGCGCGCGGCCGGCGCCTCGCTCGCCCGCGGCGAAATCGACGCGGCTCGCGGCCAGCTGGGCGCGTTCATCAACGAGGTGCAGGCGGCGGTGCAGTCGGGCCGCCTCTCGCAGGCACAGGGCGACGCGCTGGTCGCCGCCGCGCAGCGCATCCTGGACAGCATCGGCGCCTGA
- a CDS encoding SRPBCC family protein, producing the protein MKLHLLDRTQKLPISLARAWDFFSDAPNLARITPPWMGFEVTSPLPERMYAGMIVVYRVRPLLGVPLRWVTEITHVDEPRRFVDEQRFGPYRFWHHEHRFSEIDGGVEMRDLVHYALAPGGGPVRRFVVTPRLNRIFDHRRRVLEEMFGPWKGDGGGG; encoded by the coding sequence ATGAAGCTGCACCTGCTCGACCGCACGCAGAAGCTCCCCATCTCCCTCGCCCGGGCGTGGGACTTCTTCTCCGACGCCCCCAACCTGGCGCGCATCACCCCGCCGTGGATGGGGTTCGAGGTCACCTCGCCGCTGCCGGAGCGGATGTACGCAGGGATGATCGTCGTCTACCGCGTCCGCCCGCTCCTGGGCGTTCCGCTCCGCTGGGTGACGGAGATCACGCACGTGGACGAGCCGCGCCGCTTCGTCGACGAGCAGCGCTTCGGGCCGTACCGCTTCTGGCACCACGAGCATCGGTTCAGCGAGATCGACGGTGGGGTGGAGATGCGCGACCTGGTGCATTACGCGCTGGCGCCCGGCGGCGGCCCGGTGCGGCGCTTCGTCGTCACCCCGCGGCTGAACCGGATCTTCGACCACCGCCGCCGCGTGCTGGAGGAGATGTTCGGGCCCTGGAAGGGAGATGGTGGCGGGGGATGA
- a CDS encoding SRPBCC family protein, with protein sequence MLLHLLEQTQKFPASMEEVWAFFSDPRNLPRITPPAMRLRITSPLPPAMYAGMLVSYRVRPLPAMTVDWVTQITHVEPSVRFVDEQRIGPYRFFQHQHAFREIEGGVEMHDLVQYALPRGGGMARRFLVAPALRDMFIYRNQTLAELLGAWTGG encoded by the coding sequence ATGCTCCTCCACCTCCTCGAGCAGACGCAGAAGTTTCCCGCCTCGATGGAAGAGGTCTGGGCGTTCTTCTCCGATCCCCGCAACCTGCCGCGCATCACCCCGCCGGCCATGCGGCTGCGCATCACGTCGCCGCTCCCGCCGGCGATGTACGCGGGGATGCTCGTGTCCTACCGCGTCCGCCCGCTGCCGGCGATGACGGTGGACTGGGTGACGCAGATCACGCACGTGGAGCCCTCCGTCCGCTTCGTGGACGAGCAGCGGATCGGGCCGTACCGCTTCTTCCAGCACCAGCACGCGTTCCGGGAGATCGAGGGCGGGGTGGAGATGCACGACCTGGTGCAGTACGCCCTTCCGCGCGGCGGCGGGATGGCGCGGCGCTTCCTGGTCGCCCCCGCGCTCCGCGACATGTTCATCTATCGCAACCAGACGCTCGCGGAGCTCCTCGGCGCATGGACGGGCGGATGA
- a CDS encoding PrsW family intramembrane metalloprotease: MSDPRPAAARPPATAVDPFAPKPHPVLTWTAVVCGTLALLIIGADLGPRAFFMGVVLAVVPVPVYLALALWLDRFEPEPPVALAQTFAWGASVAILVALLLNTYTESTMARLFGERAAEVAGRIVSAPLVEELSKGIALVVLFRTLHDEYDDVLDGVVYASMVGLGFAMIENVQYYGAAVQEGGHNSALTFAIRGMMAPFAHPLFTAMFGVGLGYAREKGQPARRFWAPPVGFAAAVGLHALWNWSAGFDDTWFVILYALVMFPAFLGLLVIVYLSLVREGRIIREHLGGLVETGLLSADELERLCVVRSRLRASYGAWRTGGLLRWRERRELHRIASELAFHRWRVQRGLSLGADADARRESAYLHRLESLCSAEIGDRGQGTGDSEKKRGR, translated from the coding sequence ATGAGCGACCCGCGCCCGGCCGCCGCCCGCCCGCCCGCCACGGCGGTGGACCCGTTCGCGCCGAAGCCGCACCCCGTGCTCACGTGGACGGCCGTGGTCTGCGGCACGCTGGCGCTGCTGATCATCGGCGCCGACCTGGGGCCGCGCGCCTTCTTCATGGGCGTGGTGCTGGCCGTGGTTCCCGTTCCCGTCTACCTGGCCCTCGCGCTCTGGCTGGACCGCTTCGAGCCCGAGCCCCCCGTCGCCCTGGCGCAGACCTTCGCGTGGGGCGCCTCGGTGGCCATCCTCGTGGCGCTTTTGCTGAACACCTACACCGAATCGACCATGGCGCGGCTCTTCGGCGAGCGCGCGGCCGAGGTGGCCGGGCGCATCGTCAGCGCGCCGCTGGTCGAGGAGCTGTCGAAGGGGATCGCGCTCGTGGTCCTCTTCCGCACCCTGCACGACGAGTACGACGACGTGCTGGACGGCGTGGTGTACGCGTCGATGGTGGGGCTGGGCTTCGCGATGATCGAGAACGTGCAGTACTACGGCGCCGCGGTGCAGGAGGGCGGGCACAACTCGGCGCTCACCTTCGCCATCCGGGGGATGATGGCGCCCTTCGCGCACCCGCTCTTCACCGCCATGTTCGGCGTGGGGCTGGGCTACGCCCGCGAGAAGGGGCAGCCGGCGCGCCGCTTCTGGGCGCCGCCTGTGGGGTTCGCGGCGGCTGTGGGGCTGCACGCGCTCTGGAACTGGTCCGCCGGGTTCGACGACACCTGGTTCGTGATCCTCTACGCGCTGGTGATGTTCCCCGCCTTCCTGGGGCTCCTGGTGATCGTCTACCTCTCGCTGGTGCGCGAGGGGCGCATCATCCGCGAGCACCTGGGCGGGCTGGTGGAGACGGGGCTGCTGAGCGCGGACGAGCTGGAGCGCCTGTGCGTGGTGCGCAGCCGGCTGCGCGCGTCGTACGGGGCGTGGCGCACGGGCGGCCTGCTGCGCTGGCGCGAGCGCCGCGAGCTGCACCGCATCGCCAGCGAGCTGGCGTTCCACCGCTGGCGCGTTCAGCGCGGCCTCTCCCTCGGCGCCGACGCCGACGCCCGCCGTGAGAGCGCCTATCTCCACCGCCTGGAGTCGCTCTGCAGCGCGGAGATAGGGGACAGGGGACAGGGGACAGGGGACAGCGAAAAGAAGAGGGGGCGATAA
- a CDS encoding LysM peptidoglycan-binding domain-containing protein: MHPTHFQARALPLALMLAAAAACTPAPYHVARPAPAPQPAPAAEAAPAPDSAAPEKADENFALGRVQNGTVGRELLGSATYDLPVEPNQWVSMELSFLVNQRHEVVGRWLERGDRYAAFVQETFAAAGIPRDLHHLAMVESGYQPTVRSRAGAVGMWQFMSGTGRGMGLRIDDQVDERMDPVRSTRAAARHLRQLWEDFGHDWALAAAAYNAGGGRISRGLRSYSANGFWDLAERGNLAEETRRYVPRLYAVTIIAKDPARFGFARPAGVVRSFEFDSMQVDLPTPLPVLARAGSISLAQLAELNPHLVRGTAPAFYWLWVPKGTGPALQQAYATSEFKRRGGYAWYTLRRGEDVAKVALASNLAVDDVRSLNLSTNVDALGRGDRVRLYADAVRALDARPAERLAAREADGDSGDGDARASRSEPSSKRRRTARRSDGDDDAPARRTATRSGDDGESSRRTASRSNDEGETSRTARRPDGDGDTTPRRTASTRRVSDDESSSRTRSSSSETRRSRSSGNEGASRGSRATESTERLAARHTVDEGETLYAIARKYDVTVDALREANDLGARATLQPGQRLRIPRASSRVASRERDGGEARTGESSSPRRSPSSSSSREHVVKNGETLWSIARSYDTTVAAIRDANDMRADSVLQPGQKLRIPRRAAPSDER, encoded by the coding sequence ATGCACCCAACGCACTTCCAGGCGCGGGCGCTTCCGCTCGCGCTGATGCTTGCGGCCGCCGCCGCGTGCACCCCCGCGCCGTACCACGTCGCGCGGCCCGCGCCGGCCCCGCAGCCCGCGCCCGCCGCCGAGGCCGCCCCCGCGCCGGACTCCGCCGCGCCGGAGAAGGCCGACGAGAACTTCGCGCTGGGGCGCGTGCAGAACGGCACCGTGGGCCGCGAGCTGCTGGGGAGCGCCACCTACGACCTTCCCGTCGAGCCCAACCAGTGGGTGTCGATGGAGCTCTCCTTCCTGGTGAACCAGCGCCACGAGGTGGTCGGCCGCTGGCTGGAACGGGGCGACCGCTACGCCGCCTTCGTGCAGGAGACCTTCGCCGCCGCGGGCATTCCGCGCGACCTGCACCACCTGGCGATGGTGGAGAGTGGCTACCAGCCCACGGTGCGCAGCCGCGCCGGCGCGGTGGGGATGTGGCAGTTCATGTCCGGCACGGGGCGGGGGATGGGGCTGCGCATCGACGACCAGGTGGACGAGCGGATGGACCCGGTGCGCTCCACCCGCGCCGCCGCGCGCCACCTGCGCCAGCTGTGGGAGGACTTCGGGCACGACTGGGCGCTGGCCGCGGCCGCCTACAACGCCGGCGGCGGGCGGATCAGCCGCGGGCTGCGCAGCTACTCGGCGAACGGGTTCTGGGACCTGGCCGAGCGCGGGAACCTGGCCGAGGAGACGCGCCGCTACGTCCCCCGTCTCTACGCCGTCACCATCATCGCCAAGGACCCGGCGCGCTTCGGCTTCGCGCGTCCGGCGGGCGTGGTGCGGAGCTTCGAGTTCGACAGCATGCAGGTCGACCTTCCCACGCCGCTGCCGGTGCTCGCGCGGGCGGGAAGCATCTCCCTGGCGCAGCTGGCCGAGCTGAACCCGCACCTGGTCCGCGGCACCGCGCCCGCGTTCTACTGGCTCTGGGTCCCCAAAGGGACGGGCCCCGCGCTCCAGCAGGCGTACGCCACCAGCGAGTTCAAGCGGCGCGGCGGCTACGCGTGGTACACCCTGCGCCGCGGCGAGGACGTGGCGAAGGTGGCGCTCGCCAGCAACCTGGCCGTCGACGACGTCCGCTCGCTGAACCTTTCCACCAACGTGGACGCGCTGGGCCGCGGCGACCGCGTGCGCCTCTACGCCGACGCCGTCCGTGCGCTCGACGCCCGCCCCGCCGAGCGCCTCGCCGCGCGGGAAGCGGATGGGGATTCGGGAGATGGAGATGCCCGCGCCTCCCGCTCCGAACCTTCCTCCAAGCGCCGCCGCACCGCCCGCCGCTCCGATGGCGACGACGATGCGCCCGCGCGCCGCACCGCGACTCGATCGGGCGATGACGGCGAAAGCTCGCGCCGCACCGCCAGCCGCTCGAACGATGAGGGTGAGACTTCGCGCACCGCTCGCCGCCCGGATGGCGACGGAGATACGACGCCGCGCCGCACCGCCTCGACCCGCCGCGTCTCGGACGATGAGAGCTCGTCGCGCACGCGCTCGTCATCGTCCGAAACCCGCCGCAGCCGGTCGTCGGGCAACGAGGGGGCGAGCCGCGGAAGCCGGGCCACCGAATCCACCGAGCGGCTGGCGGCGAGGCACACAGTCGACGAGGGCGAGACTCTGTACGCCATCGCCCGCAAGTACGACGTGACGGTGGACGCGCTGCGCGAGGCGAACGACCTGGGTGCGCGCGCCACGCTCCAGCCGGGCCAGCGCCTGCGCATCCCGCGCGCCTCGTCGCGCGTGGCCAGCCGCGAGCGCGACGGCGGCGAGGCGCGCACGGGTGAGTCGTCATCCCCCCGCCGCTCCCCGTCTTCCTCGTCCTCGCGGGAGCACGTGGTGAAGAACGGCGAGACGCTGTGGAGCATCGCGCGGTCGTACGACACCACGGTGGCCGCCATCCGCGACGCCAACGACATGCGCGCGGACTCGGTGCTGCAGCCGGGCCAGAAGCTGCGCATCCCCCGCCGCGCCGCGCCGTCCGACGAGCGGTAA
- a CDS encoding CsbD family protein, whose product MADDVQGKLTHLGGKIKEGVGELLGDRSVEREGRLDQMEGRAEQDAARAEDAMLDANARRVEAQRAKDLNRDLDDRGL is encoded by the coding sequence ATGGCTGACGACGTGCAGGGCAAGCTGACCCACCTGGGCGGCAAGATCAAGGAAGGCGTCGGCGAGCTGCTGGGCGACCGCTCGGTGGAACGCGAGGGGCGCCTGGACCAGATGGAGGGCCGCGCCGAGCAGGACGCCGCGCGCGCCGAGGACGCCATGCTGGACGCCAACGCCCGCCGGGTGGAGGCCCAGCGCGCCAAGGACCTGAACCGCGACCTGGACGACCGCGGGCTCTGA